The Rhodamnia argentea isolate NSW1041297 chromosome 7, ASM2092103v1, whole genome shotgun sequence genome contains the following window.
CATGAATGACATGCACGCATGCACATGAAtgacatgcatgcatgcatactAGATCAAGCCTTGTCTCCGATTAATTATTTAGGTCAGTAGTTGTTTACTCGCCCCTAGAGATGAAGGGAGAGGTGACGCAGGCTCATTTCTATCTCCCCCCTGTCAAGATCTACAGACTCTAGGGTTTACATAtctcctcctctcctcctcctcctcctccttcttcttcttcacagaGCTAATAAGCTCATCTTCAAGGTCATTTCTTGAAGCTAGGTATTTCCCTCTTCCAAAATTCTCCATATTGAATTGAAGGGTTTCTGTTCCTTTTTGTGTTTCTGCTAGCAAGAACAGTGATGACCGATGCTACAAGAAACAGGttcgagatttgattaactCCGCACTTTGAACAGGGTCACACAGAGACCAAAAGATGAAGGAGATGGAGGGAGAGAGCCGTACGGAGTGTTCGGTGGAGTGTCAGTCATCCTACCAGAACAAGGAGGAGGGCGAGAGCGACAGCAATGAAGACAAAAGTAAGGCTGTGAATGATGGGAGCTCCAGCAACAGCACCGTGGAAGAGATGAGTCATGATGGTCGTCGTCATCATCAGAAGAAGCCGTCTGTGCGTCCGTACATCAGATCCAAGATGCCAAGGCTTCGCTGGACACCTGATCTTCACCTCCGCTTTCTTCATGCTGTTGAAAGGCTTGGTGGTCAAGACAgtgagtttcttttctttttacaactgtctttttccttttctattcttttttggcTAAATCAACACATAGACAAAGCATAGGCACAATTGTAGTTAATTTgtctttgaatttcttttctttcaatccTTTACCAAATGAAAAGGTCTTTTGGTTTTAACTCGTCGTCGTATCAGTTTGGAAACATCAAACAGATTGATCTaattggattttcatttttttctcgcgTTCATAGGAGCGACGCCAAAGCTGGTTCTTCAGTTGATGAACATTAAAGGCCTTAGCATTGCTCATGTGAAGAGTCATCTTCAGGTTATTTTCTTCCCCAGGTCTTCGATTTAGCATCAATTTATACGTCTTGATGTTCACATGCACATAACTTTTTTCAGTTAGGTTTTAGGTGCATTTTCCAGCAACCTACCTAGCTAATCCAGCTTCAGTTCCGATTCCTGCTTTGATAATTCATTTCTCTCTGACATTTCTCATTTGAATGTTTGATCAGATGTATAGAAACAAAAAGATGGATGAAAACGGTCAAGGTAACATTCAATATAACCTATGGTCCTTTCGTTTCATCGCGAGAGACGAGATTAGGATTTCTCCTCTTTCGGATATCctgaattcttcttttcttgttcagTGCTGGCGGATCATAGGCATCTTGCGGAATGTGGAGAGAACAATATTGTCTATAAATTCAGTCAACTGCCAATGCTTCAAGGCTATACTGGCCAAACTTCAAATTTCGGGTAATCAAATCCATCTCCATTTATGTCTCAAGATATTACAAACTTTTTATGTAGAATTTCCACCATCACTCCTTCTAAACATCTACGATTCACTAAAATTAAACAGAGGTTTAGTTTAATCCATGTATTAAAActtgttatttgatttttattccTGGATCATTGGTATGGGAGAAAAATACCGTCATAAATTGGAAATGGAATTGTTAATCAATTTAGCCACAACAATTTTTAATTCGGGTACTGTAGCTCTTAAACCTTCAAGAACCTCTTCGATTGAGGAAAAACTCCCCTAAAATTGCGGGTTACCGTGCACAACAACCAACGCAAGGGCATGTGCTAGACTTACGAAAATGTCACTTCTGGCATTTACAAtacattttggaaattttaggGGGAAAATCTCAATTATTTAGTGAAGTTCAGATGCTTAAACAAAACAAGGGGAATTAAACCTAACCTTTTCAAGATTTAGTAAGTTAAGCAAGGGTTAGAGTGGAGTTATGTTTTGTTCATTGACAAGTAAAAAGTGGCATCGAGGTTCAATGCTCTTCTACTTGCTAAACGAAATATAACACTGCTATTGTTCCTATTCAAAAAAGATTCAAATACCTATTTATTTAGATACTTTAAGCACATATCATTCGATCTTCGACACCAacagaaaatttcttttcaacTGACTGCAGACATTGTGAAGCTCCCTCATTATCTATTCTCAATTAAGCTAAACATTAACGATATAATCTTCGACATTGATATATGTGAATGTATGAGGACCTCTCCGCGAATCTTATCTGTCTAGTATGTGTCTGTTTTGTACTTCTAAAAGATATGGAGATCCCTGTTGGAGAGCTGGCGGATACCAAATGCATAAGAATTCCTTCTTCGGTCGGAGCTCAAGGGACGAAACCAGACCCGGGTTACATGGGAGAGTTGCGGAGATATTATTTGGCAGTAAAAATGGCATCTGGTCTAATTTCTTGCTGGGTGCTTCCTCCTTTAGCCGCCAACCCAACTGGACCAACCAACAAGAAGTTAGGTATCCATACACATCTCCACACAATCAAGAAACCTGGAAAAATATCGAAAGCAGAATGAGCCATATTGAGCATCAGTGCGTCGCACAACTAGGAGCCGAAGGTGGAGAAAATGGAAATTTCTACAAGAGTATCACTTCTGAATTGAAGAGGAAGTTCGATGTCGCGGACATCGACCTAAATCTCTCTCTTCAGGTGAACCATGACCATGGCGAAGGACATGGGAGTTCAGAGGAGGAGAATGATGTCGATAGTAGTTTGTCTTTGTCTTTGTTTTCTGCAAGAGCATCCGAACATAGGAAACTGAATGAAGAAAGTAATGAAATTAAAGAACATAGTGTTGGAAGGGCAAGTACTCTTGATCTGACTCTATGAATGAGACCATTCTAAGTGAGATCTCGAGGTACTTATCCGGAGTAATGATGTAGTAATTCATGTTTGTCTCTACAAATTTGTGCTTTTAGCGACTATATATTTGAGGTGATATAGTTTTCTCTCGAATCCCATGTTGCTCCTCTACATAAGCCAGCTATTTCTTCCTCATGGGGTTGTCTTGCGAGAATAACGTAGCAGCATCACGGGAAATGCCTGACTAGCTCTGCAAACACGCACGATCACTTGGTTCAATGCACATAAATCATTTACATGGCAATTTAGCCAATATTAACATTTCAAACCAGGCACCTACAGTACATACTTCAAAGGCATCAAATTTCACCTGTGAAGTTCTTTAACAATCATGCACTTGGTTGAATACTTGGAATGAACAGTTAGCTAGAGTAGAAGGCCACATGAATAATAATATAGTCCTGGAACGTGTATCTTTCGATGATTTACATTCACATGTATAAAAGCATCAAAACAAattgcaaagagagagagagagagagagagagagagagacaaatcTGGATACTCTTCAGACAGAAAATATCGGATCAGTCAGCTCCAGACAACCATGGCTACACGAGAAGCACGAGGACAAGCTCAAAAAAGAGGTTTTGTGGATCTGTCAAAAGTGAACTTTTAGTTGCCAGTTAAGTTATCAGAGTAATTTATCCACAGGTCCATGATGGACAAGTTGAACACTAGCAACAGACTGGATTATTAATTACGGTGAAAACAGATGGGAAGATTTGTTGGTAC
Protein-coding sequences here:
- the LOC115745842 gene encoding uncharacterized protein LOC115745842, yielding MKEMEGESRTECSVECQSSYQNKEEGESDSNEDKSKAVNDGSSSNSTVEEMSHDGRRHHQKKPSVRPYIRSKMPRLRWTPDLHLRFLHAVERLGGQDRATPKLVLQLMNIKGLSIAHVKSHLQMYRNKKMDENGQVLADHRHLAECGENNIVYKFSQLPMLQGYTGQTSNFGYGDPCWRAGGYQMHKNSFFGRSSRDETRPGLHGRVAEILFGSKNGIWSNFLLGASSFSRQPNWTNQQEVRYPYTSPHNQETWKNIESRMSHIEHQCVAQLGAEGGENGNFYKSITSELKRKFDVADIDLNLSLQVNHDHGEGHGSSEEENDVDSSLSLSLFSARASEHRKLNEESNEIKEHSVGRASTLDLTL